The Brassica napus cultivar Da-Ae chromosome C1, Da-Ae, whole genome shotgun sequence DNA segment GTTGAAGAAAGAGTTCTAAGAGGTGATTAAGATGAAGGAACCAATTGGTTTGCCTAACTTCATTGCTGCGGTTATATCTATGGAAGATAGTGATTTCTATAAACTCATTGCCGGAAAAACATCGGAGACTAAAGTAGTGAAGCAAGGTCAAGGAGTTACTTTCAGAAATGCTGCAGTTAATCAAAATTCTTGGAGAGGGAGAGCTCAGAGCAACGAGACAGGGCAATTGCCTAATAAAAGGTGACAAGCCGGtgtttcaaaaacaaaacaacaccAACATGATTCCTTACAAGTTATCTGAAGCGGAGTATGCAGTCAAGAAGCGTACTGGTACTTGTTATACTTGTGACGAGAAATGGTCCAAGACGCATAACTGCAGAAACATGGAATTACATGTTATGGTGGTGCTTACTGATCACAGCATGACTCTTGGGGAGGATGAGTTTCATGATTCTTTGGAGGATATTAACGATAAAGTAGCAGAGGTGATGGAGTTATCACTATACTCATTCTTTGGTTGGTCTTCGCCAAAGACAACAAAGATGTGGGGTCTCATTGGTAAGACGCGTGTGTTGGTGATGATTGATAGTGGAGCTACACATAATTTCATCTCACCAACCATTGTTTCTGAAGCTCAGCTACTAAAAGAGGAGGATGATAAGATGAAGATTAAGGTGGGGACGGGTATTGTTGTCAATGGATCAGGTTTTTGCAGAGAAGTAACTTTGAAGATTCAATCAGTGGAAGTGACTGATGATTTTATTATCTTGGAACCGGGTGGCGTTGATATAATTCTTGGAGTCCAATGGTTGAGGACGCTAGGGAAGTGTGAAGTTGAATGGGAGAGACAGGAGTTATCGTTTTGGGTGGGAGATCAACGTTTCACCTTGAGAGGAGATCCTTCCATACAACTACGAGACAGAACGATGGATGCAGTATCTGTTGTGTTTCATTCACAACAACTGGAAGAATCAAAGGGAGTGTCACAGGAAGTTCCTTCTGTGTTGAAAAGGCTTCTGGAGCAATTTGCATCCGTATTCAGTGAACCAACTCAGTTGCCTCCCAAGCGTGGGTATGAACATTCTATTCAGTTGCTACCTGGAACTAAACCAGTTTGTATGAGGCCATACCATTACCCGCATTCTCACATGGAAGCAATGGAGAAGTTAGTGGATCAAATGCTTCAGTCTGGTGTGATTCGCCACAGCAAGAGTCCTTATGCGAGCCATGTGCTacttgtgaagaagaaagacaatTCTTGGCGTTTCTGTGTGGATTACAGAGGAGTGAATAAGGCAACTATTCCAGATAAGTTCCCAATTCCGGTTATAGATAAGCTTTTGGATGAATTGAATGGTGCTAAGGTGTTTTCAAAACTCGATCTACGATCTGGATATCATCAAATTCGTATGGAGGAGAGTGACATTGCAAAAGAGGCGTTTCGTACCGATGCTGGTCACTATGAATTTGTGGTGATGCCCTTCGGTTTGTCGAATGCACCAGCTACGTTCCAAGCCCTTATGAATGAAGTATTTCGGCCTCTGTTGCGAAAATTTGTCTTGGTATTCTTCGATGATATACTCATCTATAGTAGAAGTATGAAGGAGCATGTGGAACATCTACGTATTGTGATGGAGTTGTTAGTCAAGCATCAGTTGTTTGCTAATCAAAACAAATGTTCATTCGGCCAAAGCAGCGTTGAGTACCTTGGACACGTGATTTCTTTTGAGGGAATAGCTACTGATTCCGCTAAGACGTTAGCTATGTCTTCTTGGCCAGTACCTAAAACAGTGAAGGAGCTGCGCAGTTTCTTGGGTCTCACGGGCTATTACAGAAATTATGTGAAGGGATATGGAGTTATAGCTCGTCCTTTAACAAATTTACTGAAGAAGGATGGGTTTGACTGGGGAGACAACGAACAAAAGGCGTTTGAGGAATTGAAACAGAGGATGATTAATTCCCCAGTACTAGCCTTACCAAATTTTGAAGAGCCTTTTGTTGTGGAATCTGACGCTTCAGGATATGGGTTGGGGGCCGTCTTGATGCAGAACCAGAGACCTATTGCTTATTTTAGCAAGGGTTTGACTGATAGAGAACAGCTCAAACCGGTTTATGAGAGAGAGTTAATGGCAATCGTAATGGCTGTTCAGAAGTGGAAGCACTATTTGATGGGGAGAAGGTTTACCATTTTTACAGATCAGAAGAGTTTGAAGTTCTTGTTAGATCAAAGAGATGTGTCGATGGACTATCAGAAGTGGCTTACCAAGTTACTTGGCTATGACTTTGAAATCATCTACAAAGCGGGAGTTGATAACAAGGTGGCAGATGGTCTCTCTCGTGTTCATCTAGGTCAttcgttcacatggatggaaTTATTCATGGCGCTGACAAAGACTTCTAATCTTGATATTCAAGATGTGCTTGATGAGATTGAAGTCGACGAACACATTCAGAAGCTTTTAAAAGAGGTTGTTTTGGAGAAATTTGCGAAACCAGGCTATACTGTGAAGCGGGGAAGATTATTCTACAAAGATCGACTGGTTTTACCAAAGGAATCAAAGTACATTCCAGTGATCTTAGAGGAGTATCACAGTGGCACTTCAGGAGGACACTCGGGAGTTCTTAAGACAGTGAAACGAGTTCAGCGTCTGTTTCATTGGACAAATTTGAAGCAAGATGTTCAGACGTTTGTTGCTGAATGCCGTGTGTGTCAGACACACAAGACATCAACTTTGACTCCTGCAGGCCTTTACAACCAATACCTGTTCCAAATCAAATTTGGGAGGAGCTTTCTATGGACTTTATTGGGGGTTTGCCTAAGTCTCAGGGCGTTGATGTGATCTGTGTAGTCGTGGATAGATTGAGCAAATATGCACATTTTTTGCCGTTGAAACACCCGTATACAACTCATTCCGTTGctgagaagtttgtgaaagagaTAGTTCGCTTACATAGGTTCCCTGTTTCTATCATATCAGACCGTGATCGCGTGTTTCTCAGTAGTTTTTGGAGGGAGTGTTTCAAGTTGGCGGGGACTAAGTTGAAGTTTTCAACGGCTTATCATCCGCAAACAGACGGACAGACTGAAGTGGTTAACCGCTGTTTGGAGTCATATTTGCGTTGTTTCACTTCGTCTCACCCAAAGCAATGGAGCCAATTTCTATCATGGGCTGAGTTCTGGTATAATTCTTCCTTCCATACGTCTCTCAAAGCGACACCATTTGAGTTGGTTTATGGGAGAAAACCACCGTCGCTGATTCGTTTTGAGGAAGGTTCAACATCAAACTTTGAGCTTGAATCGATGCTGAAGGAACAAGATGCTATgctggaagatatcaagatacATCTCAGTCGCGCTCAAGATTTAATGAAGAACAAAGCTGATAAGCATCGTCGTGACTTGCAGTTGGAAGTAGGATCTTTGGTGTTCTTGAAGTTGAGGCCTTATAGGCAAACGAGCGTATCCAAAAGGTTCTGTCAGAAGTTAGCCGCAAAATTCTATGGGCCTTTTAAAGTCATtgagagagtgggtgcagttGCGTACCGTTTGGAGTTGCCGGCGTCTTGTAAAATCCATCCGATCTTTCACATTTCACAACTCAAGCCGGTGTTGGGTAAGGATCACGAAGTCATACCATTGCCTGAGTCGTTAACAGACGCTGAAGAGTTGGTTCTGTTTCCGGAAGAGTTGTTGGATTCTCGTTATGATGCGGAGGGATTTTTGGAAGTCTTAGTGAGCTGGCGTGGACTTCATCATTTCGAGAAGACATGGATGAAGTTGTCAGAGTTGGAACGAAATTTTCCTACCTTTGAGCTTGAGGGCAAGCTCAATTTCGGGGAGGGGGGTATTGATAGACCCAGACGCTGTTACGTGAGGAAGAAGAATAGAAGAAGAGTGGAGAATATTGAGCAGGAAGAGATCGATGACGTGGAAGTGGCGGGAAATACAGTTGGAGTTTGTTGAGTTGAATAGTCAACACTAGTGGACTATAAATAAAATACGTAGAAGCTTAAGGTTCTTTCTGCAATTGGTGAGATTGTATCTTGTTTTCGAGTAGTGTTGACTACGAGAACTTGGCTCTTTACCGTTTTGGCGGTTAGAGATTGTATTGGACTTGTTGAGAGTAATAAACTACACTTTTGCTCTTAACATATGGTATCAACCACCATGATCCTCCCTTATTGAATGACATAGAGACAACACAATCACAAACAGTTATCACCAAACGACTTTTCAAAGTATTTAAGCTGAATCAGTCCCATAAAAGAAGAGATCATCAAAGCGGCCATTGGTCTGAGCTTTCCCACCATGCATCACCAGCCCTTTCTTACCATCAATAGTTCCACTCGTGGAAGCCGACCATCCCCTAATATCTGGAGTCTCCTCGTCTTCACCTAACTTATCCAACCTCTCCCACTTCAATGTCTCTGTGTCCAGCGCAAAGGTCCCACCGATTAATTGTCCCGGGCCTACGTGAGCTTGTGGATCCATCGCAACCTCACCTCCAAATATCACAATGTGTTTACCAACAACCGCACTAGCGAAGACACTCCTCGCGGAAGGCTTCTCTCCGAACGTTTCCACTTGTGTCCACTTGTCTTCAACAGGATCGTAGTAATGAACATCATCTACTTCACAACCGTTGAATCCATAAACCACCCAAACCTTCCCTTGCACTACTTCGAGCCCAGCTCCTCCTCTTATGCTAACGGATTCTCTTGGAGTCGCACACTGCACCCACTTCTGATCAACGATGTTGTAAGCGTCTAGGTTCTTGAGCCGCTCCGTAGCACTCACTCCACCGAAAACATAAACGTTGTTCTCATTGGCTGCCATAGAGTGGAAGCTACGAGGAATGGGTCCCTCTTCGACCGGAGTTAGCAGTTTCCACTCGTTCTTTGTCGTGTCGAAAGAGTAGAAGCCGTTGTATTTTCTGGAAGCGTCTCGGCCTCCAAAGACATAGAGGGTTGATCCAATGAACACCATGCGGACGCCTAAGCAAGAGAGGTGGGGAACATCTCCTGTGGCTGGAGAAATTGACCAAGTCCGAGTCTCCAGGTCAAAGACGTAAAGGTCTTTGTCGATGGGCTGATTTGGTATGAGCTCGCCACCAAATGCGTAAATCTTGTTTCCTACTTGTGCTATGGCATGTGAGCATCTTAGCCCAGGAGCCTGTCCCTTTTGCTCCACcttacaaatttataatatttgttaaaaaaatattttaagagatTTATGTTCGGATTAGTTACACGCGCGCGGAATTATTCGATGATTCcccaattttttaattttttacgtCACATTCCCTAAATTTTAGTTCAAAGTTAAGTTAAActagagttatatatataaccaCCGTTTTTTGGATTTTCAATTTAATCAAGCATTTTCCACTTATTCTGAAGTATTACCAATAAAATCATTAGTTAATTGAGTTGTGTttgtgtttataaaaaaatcgattttactACCTTAATCCACTTCCCTTGCAATTCAGGAGTGGATGGGAAAGTAACATAGGCTCCAAGGGAGTGTAGAACATCGCTCGAACGCCCGTGAAACCCAATGATTTTGCCACCATGGAGAACAAACTTAACCCCTGGACTTGTCTCGATGTGCTTATTAGTTTTGCCTTTACAAGTCTCGAACTTAAGATCCACGATGGTTTCTTCGGTTGCTTTATCACGGAATGCTTCCACGTATATGAGGTAGTCATCTGCATCAATCTCAAactacaaagagaaaaaaaaacaaaaataactcTCAAGGCGAAACCAATATTGAACAAAATTGACATTTTCAACAaagtaaataatagtatatattattattacctCCTCAGTTCCTAGCAGCGTCTTTTTTCCATGTTCGTCCCCAACAACCACTTCAGAACCATCTGCATATTCAAACTTGACGAAGGCTATACAATCTTGGCCTTGACctacatatatttttctaataccGTCGTGAACACCATCATCCCATACACCTCCTTTCTTACCACCCTTTGCTTCCAGCTTTTGGGCCATCTGTTTTACCTATACGCTTGATAATCTTGCGAATATCTTACAACCTgtaattacgaaaataattaaatcttaGACAAACTACAGTAATATGGAAGAGATGGATTACAGGGAAGTTGAGAGAGCTGACCTTAGATAAAAGTAATGCTTTGTGCAGTGATCCATATTTGGAAATCGCATGGGTATTTATCGACCCATGGGAAGTTCACGTCGACATATttcttgatatttttatattatctcGTGATCCACGAGACATTGAATAAATTGAGTAATGAATGAATACCTGTTAGTACACGACGACGTATCGAAAGCAGTTGATATGAAAGATTTTGGGATTTTCACTACTATACAgctatttatttaatagtacTAAAAGACAGTCCAACTCATCTACCAACCGATTTTGCtttctatttatatatggaGCATTAGGTATGAAAAGTCGTGGCAAATACCCCAAAGGAAATATAGTAAAATTTCTAACTCAATACTGATAAATGAATATTACAATCTGTCGGTTCTAATTTGACATGATTGATTAGtgttataattattattatgatattatcatatttataattttgccaTTTTTAGTTTtggtaataaaaaaattttaatatgtattcGCTCAGGTTTACTCTTTTAATTCATATTCTGATGAAATAAAATCATTGTATGCCATAATCTTAATTCTATATAATACTTATCAATCCTTATATATTATCTGAGAAgtagtttagtaaaaaaaaactaactacattgcttttaataattttatattattattttcaaaatatgattaGATTTCTTTTAAACAttaattttctattataaatacatagataaaattattattttgttgaatTCAGTAACGGAtttacttataatatatataaagtattaattttaaaaaataatctttatttttatataaattatagaatATCTTCACGtatgtttccatatttttagttattaaacaATTCAaacgaaacattttttttcaaaataaatcaaactcaCATCTTATCCCCCTTAAAAGTTTAGTATTTGTATACTCTGAATTGAGCACACCAAGAAGGCGAGAACAAAATGAccacaaattttaataaaaacatgtaatcttgtaatttatgTTAGTGTTATTAATGTATCATCATCCAGATTTAAATCCAcatgatacatggtttgaaaAAGGGAAATCATTTTCCTTTGATtctttaaaagtatataatatgcataccgtatatatatatatacttgcaAAAGCTAAACCAACTGAAATTGCAGCCTAAACTCAAAATCGGAACCCTAAAACCGAGCGAATTGGGGAACCAAAACAAGAAGTCATTTCTCCGTCGCTGCTAGCTTATTTTTCGAAATCATGGTCTTTTCCGTCAATCCCCGCCGTCTAAACGTCATACCTCTGCAAGCTTCTCCATCGTTTTCTCTTACGAAACACTCTGCAATTTTTcactgttcaaaaaaaaaaataacttctgGAAATCACCTTTTACGTgcccaaaattaaaaaataaacctGACTAAATTTCATTTCACGTTCACTGACAGAAGcctattaattttgaaattcatCTTAACTAGTCCAACTAGAAAACAAATTGGCCATTTACTAAAATGTCCACCATTGGTTTAGCTTTTCAGAGGAGAAATAGGTCTT contains these protein-coding regions:
- the LOC106428949 gene encoding nitrile-specifier protein 2-like, which produces MAQKLEAKGGKKGGVWDDGVHDGIRKIYVGQGQDCIAFVKFEYADGSEVVVGDEHGKKTLLGTEEFEIDADDYLIYVEAFRDKATEETIVDLKFETCKGKTNKHIETSPGVKFVLHGGKIIGFHGRSSDVLHSLGAYVTFPSTPELQGKWIKVEQKGQAPGLRCSHAIAQVGNKIYAFGGELIPNQPIDKDLYVFDLETRTWSISPATGDVPHLSCLGVRMVFIGSTLYVFGGRDASRKYNGFYSFDTTKNEWKLLTPVEEGPIPRSFHSMAANENNVYVFGGVSATERLKNLDAYNIVDQKWVQCATPRESVSIRGGAGLEVVQGKVWVVYGFNGCEVDDVHYYDPVEDKWTQVETFGEKPSARSVFASAVVGKHIVIFGGEVAMDPQAHVGPGQLIGGTFALDTETLKWERLDKLGEDEETPDIRGWSASTSGTIDGKKGLVMHGGKAQTNGRFDDLFFYGTDSA